A stretch of DNA from Anopheles nili chromosome 2, idAnoNiliSN_F5_01, whole genome shotgun sequence:
TGTGGGTTATTATATTCCAACAGTAAGAAAGTAGATACTTGTTATACGCGTTTTTGTGAATTTAATGAATCCTTAATGTGTACCGACACCGTGTCGCTCATCAAAACCCCCCGGCTTGACAGAGAAAGGAAGGACGCAGTTTTTAAATCCTTCAGCACCAacatgtaaaagaaaaaactgtaCAGCAAAGCTCTATTTGTTTACTTCGAGCACGCTTTAGTAGCATACAAACGCGCTTGTACGTGACAATATCTGAAAGGAATAAGTGAAAGAAGATAATATACGGTTAATTAAAGCGAACTTTTCTAATTTAACCAGTTGGTATCCACGTAGGCATTTCAGCATTGTAAAATGGTGGCTAACTCTTTGCAAACAACTGTAATTATTCGGGGAACTTattgaacaaagaaaaacataatgCGGCGATATCAATACTTTATTGGAGGCAGAGTTACCATTACTATTCAGACTATGATCAAACGTGTTGTGTATATTTTTAGCAGATCTACTTACCTCATTTCTATGTTGTGAATAGTATTACATAGTTGTAAAAGCATCGCAAGTGATCAATTCAACACTTTCATTGTTAAATCACTAACTATAACAGAGTGAGATCAGTTTTGATTTAAAGACTCGACCAACCTTCGTTGGATATTGTGTTAACACACCGTAAACTAAAATAAACGGTGGAACAAACATCTTAATTGACAATATAAACATTAAGATTCACTTGACTTGAGACAAAAACAATACAGCGAAGAACCGCGGTTAGAAAAAATCTCGAGGCGTACAAACGAGACAATTTTGAAATCATCATAAATTTGTTAGACAGAAACTTATACTAGTGTGCAGATGATATGCACAGCTGCATTCGGTCTTACCTAGATTGACAGTTTAGAGAAAAGGTGACAAAATATTAGCTAATTTTCGAACGCAACACGCGCATATAATGCTGTGACAAAGCATATTCGGTATATTCGTGACTAATTCGTAAcgaaagcaagaaattgtaaaaaatgtgGCTAAGAAAACCTTTTGATAAAACCACCCTCGCGGATATCGAAAACATGAGTCCAAGAGCACGCGCTTATTTAATAGCAAACGATTAATTAAAATCGTGATTACCatttggtacacttttgttcCACATAACACGGATTACAATGCGAACACGAAAAACGTTCTGGGAAATTGCTATCGGCATGCTGATAAAACCAATGGTAAGCAAGGCCAATATCAGCTATATAAGCATAACATCGCCGATACTTGGCGATGACGCTCCTCGAGATAATTGACTTAGATGCACTGAACAGATTTACAAGAAGGTACTTTAAAAACTGTttggtttttaataaaaacccaaaccaTACAACACCGTTCTTAAAACAATCTGTACAAACTTACCTTTTAATTGAGGTTTGTTAGGTTTTTTCAAGATTATCATAGCAGTTCGTCTCGTCCGACATGGGaatccatttttatttttgcaccatttgGCATCGCTTTTGACGTTAATGACAGCTGCTTTGATCCAAGTGTTGTCAAAGAATTTTCTTTCGCGGTGCGTCTATTTAGCAAAATATTTACGGGGAATAGTAAAGATTTGCAAGAACCGCAAtattgctttcaattttttcgaTGTGTTTTGGTTTACTGTGCAACATTCGACATCGTACAATCTGTTGTGGTAGATCGCCAATTCGTGTAGATGTGGCTGCAAATGTGACTGTTGCGCGAGCACTGCAAATCAGGAACCATTCCGAATGTTTTTCGTAAGGACGGACAAACGTAAAATACACCATGACTGAGCGGTGGAATTTTAACAATAGCGCTTTGCGAAGTGGCTTGAACAACGGAATGGCGACTAGTGCAAGCAATACGGGCACCAATGGTGCAGGAATAGGATGTGTTCTTTTAGGGACTGGAAGTTTGGGCGATGGCATCGTAAAAGGGGAAGGAAACGCAGGAGCAGGAACAGGAACACACATGGGCGGCGCGAGCGGCACCACATTTAATGTGGCCAACGGGGAATCGGGTATTTTACGGCGTACTGGACACTACCATCAGCACAGCGGCGCTGCAGAAACCTTCGACGATCTGCTGGTGTTCGGATACTCGTGCAAGATCTTCCGTAACGACGAAAGGGCACGTTTCATCGATCAGGGCCAGCATCTGATACCGTGGATGGGCGACAATCAGTTAAAGATAGACAGGTTAATAGCTACTTTCTCTACCTTCTATaccattttctttctgctcAACCTAAACCATGCAATATCAGAAAACATTTGTACCCTaagcaacagcatcatcagctCCAGCAACTTCAATTTGATATTCGTTGAAGGGTATAGTCAGTTCTTGAAAATGCAGTAATAATCATTGATGGATGACGTTCGCAACGCAAAATACTATAAAATAATGAGCATCCTGCCTGGGACCATACAAGGAATGGAGTGTGGCATGGGTCTACTACCAAAATTGGAGCACATATCCAGTTCTATTGGCGTTCCTGGTGCATCATATGTTTTGTAATTAGCATGGTGGATATTCGGTTCAGTCCAATCAACTGCACAGCGCACATGCATTAGTATCTGGTGGAGATCGTCCTCGAAATGCTGAAGGTCGCCGAAAGTTCTGTTATAAGTTGTGGTATAGACTGTATCTTTTGTGCAGGATTGAAGGCCTCCCGTTCGAATGCCTGAGCATAGCAGAAGAGAGCTTGGGAAAAAATCGTACGTTATACATTCATTTTTAGGTCTCAAATTAACCAAATCAATTACAACCCAACCAGTAGTCGATCAGCGGCAGTGGTATGTATAAAACAAGTGGTAATTGATATTTCTctgaatgtttgatttaattcTCAACATTTTTTCTCTATTCTTTTTGTGTTGTAAGCAAAAGAACCAATACTCGAAAATGCATAGTAATTgctaaacaaataataaatcttCCTGCCAGCTTGCTCTGAGTATGACGACCGCAAAACTTGGACATAACGAATGGCTTATTGGACACTTGGGTGCGCTTATACTCTCTCGGGAGGCTACGATTGGGGATATCCCTGCTGGTGTAAAGGATGCGGAATAATTTTTTATGACGCTATTCCAACTAGATGGGGTTTCCCTGGTCAAAGGCATTCCCAAGAGTGATAGAAGTACGGCTCCCTTTATGTAATTTCTTTATTTCTCTTCCCATTTTCGTTTGTCTCAAGTGATTTGCATAGTCTGGCAGCGGCATTCATTGAGATGTCAAGCCAAGCCCCCGACCAATCTTCTTAAAAAATACAAGAGATTGAATAACCGTATCACAAACCGTTCAGAACGGAACGGCACATGTAATAGAAAAATGATattaattttcgtttttgtttcttttttctttttctttatcgtTCTCTGACTCATTGGCGGATTATGGTGGTTGATCATGTTCCCGGGCTCAGATATGATGCTCGCGGTGCATTACACGATCTGTCCCCCTATGAAGCGCCTCCCGGAGGATATAAGGATCGTCTGGAGGGTCTTACTGCAGCAGAACAGAAAGCAGAACAGCTGTGTGAAGAGGAACGATACTACAGCCTATACAACAATGAAGTGGAAGAAGAGATGTATCAAggtattttttaaattctgtAATTTCTTTCAATTGGTTAGTACTATCGttacattttgtttgcttgcagAAGAAGTCCGCAAACGGGAAAAAATGCTGGGAAACCAAGTACCTTTCAATTATGATGCACCTCTACCACAGGAAGGGGTCACGGTAGCAACAGTCGAAGATCGTACTGCGGTTAGTAATGATGACCTAGACGACGATCCGTACGTTATTCCAGAGGGCTTCGATGTCCCGTCGGATATTGTATTGCCAGAAACCATGAAGGAACATGCAATTATTGAAAAGACAGCTAAATTTATCGCATCGCAGGATTCCCAGATGGAGATCTTGCTTAAAACAAAGCAGGCCAACAATCCtttgttcgattttctcaACCAAAATGGAAGACTATTTCGGTACTACCGGCATATGCTGCTAGCGTTCCGCACCAACCAGTACCCTGCGTTATCAGAACAGCCAATGGAGGAACAAAACGCGACCGTACCCGATGGTGTTGGTACGACAGAAAATGAGCAGGCGATCCTGACTCGTCCCACGATATTCGTTCCCGCCATTAAGTACAAGCCATCCGTGGACTGTGCCTATACACAGCTGATCAGCAAGATAACAGGAGCCCCGATACCGACAATCTCACTCGATGTCACAGATAATGCAGGAGAGACTTCGACGGGCACTCTGCGACTAACTGCGCTTAATACAGAAGTTGAGTATTATCCGGATGCCACAGTCACTTCGGTTGAAGTGAAGAAGGTATCCACAGGACTCGCTGGATTGGTTCAATATGATTCTGACAgtgaaaatgatgatgaaaatgaatccCAAAAAAATGTGCCCAACAATGAAGATGTCGCGAAGACGAGTAAAGAATTTCCTCCTTTTCAAGGTTTAGTGCCTGCGCTGGCTATTCAGCATGTTATCGATCGTACTGCTACATACGTGGCAAAGAATGGGTATAGTTTTGAAGAAGCGCTACGGGTCAAAAACGATCCTCGATTTGTGTTTCTTAATCAAACCCACGAATTTTATCCATACTACGCTTATCGAGTTCGCCATCGCATGAATAGCGGGGATGACGAAGTTGGGCTACCGTTGCGCCAAAACCCTCCAAGTCCACCACCAACGAAGGTACGCactgaaaacgaaaacggtACCGTGGTTGAGACGACACCCAGTCTAGGCATTAAAGCGGTACATACGGCAGCACCGAAAACCATTCCTGTGCCAGTGACGAACATTCAGCATCAGAAGCTTGGAGCACCGGTTagtttttcgctcgttcgcaaGGTAAAGGATGAAACTGGTCCGGTGAAGACCATGCCAGGACTAGGGAgcgatgaagaagatgaaatttCTCAAATTTGTACAGATGATGAACTCAAGCGACAGCATGATTCAGAGAGTGGGGCAACAGTACAAAATGGATCCGATAGCAAAGAGTATGCACAGAAAGAATCAATAAATACACCACCAAGTTCTTCTAAGGAGGATATTGTGAATGATCTCGTTGTGGGCGGTACTGATGTTTTGGAAGCTTCTCCACCGCGATCGCTCTCAAGGACTCCCGCCACTAGTCCGTGTATAGAAAAAGAACCAGCTGCTACAAAGGAGAAACAGGCTGAACGCAAAAAACGTGTTAATATGTTTGTAAATCTGATCAAGCACGTTGATCGGAAGCCAGATGTGCCACAGGAAGCATCTCTTAATGGCGGAATGATAGCGAAGAAAGTAGTTACTGATGAAACAGTACCGAGGGAGCTGACTGTAAGTGATGACGACGAAGGATCCATCCATTCGATACGTTCAACGAGTTTGTCTCCAAAAGAACAGAATTCGTTGCCTTCGGAGATCACCACAACTGTGatcgaagatgatgatgatgatgacgacgtcGTGTTGGTCAGTGAATCGCGTCCAATGCCGGTACCTTCCCGTTCATGTTCACGTGGTGAAGCGGTTTTGGATACAGAACGTTCCAACAATGGTTCCAGTTCGagatcgaaaaagaaaaaatccaaaaatcaTCGATCAGtgcggggaaagaagaaatcgaaaaagaaatcccGCTCTCATTCATCGTCTCGTTCGAGGGCCGATCGGTCCTGTTCGCCACGTTCACGTGAGCGAAAACGCAATCGCAGTGGAAGAAGTCGTTCTAGGTCGAACAGCAACAAAGAAAGTAGCAGCAGTACCATTTGCGACAATAGTACCCTTAGAAGTCGAGTTAAACATGCGAAGCGATCTGAACGTGCCAACCGTAGCCGATCGGTTTCTCGATCTCAGTCACGGTCTCATCTGAAATCAAAACATTCACGGAAACGTTCATCATCCGCgcaaagaaagcgaaaggaacgcTCACGTAGTCGTTCAGCACGACGGAAAAGCGACAGTGATACGGAAAATCGACACCGGCGAAGTCACCGAACAAGACCAGAGGTCCGTAGCGATAGACACTACGATTACGACGAACGATATCCCCCAACCCGGGCAAGATATTGGGATTGCTGAGGATCCAATTTGGAGGTTAGTAACATTCAGCGATTCGTCTCGAAATGGGAATGGTGGtaaaaatggattttatttGTACAGTTAAGGATTAAGCAATAAAGCTCAGAAAATGATATCAATATTCAGAATATGCATACCTTTGTAGAATATACAAAAATTTCTCAATCTTAATCTTCTTAAAATTATACTAATTGTTTATATCACAtaacaatttaatttgattgaaattctTTTAGTAATTTTACAATCATACTCAATCACTTCTAATTGTCCAGAGCAGTGATAAGAGTTATGTCCCTCcttaaggttttttttaagattAGGCAAAGCATGTATTGTACAACATCAGTTGAACGTCACCTCTTTCTTGAGATTTTCTTATGcttgatattttttcatttcttgcaCTGATAAAGTATCACTTTCCGACTACTTTACCGGTACGGCGATGTTGCGGAAGTTCTATCGCACATCAAGAATCCGGTATGTCGTCCGCCGATTACCCGTCCATGTAGCCGTTCTATTTGCACGAGATAACAGAACGCCGAGATGGTTTGGCACCATGTAATTGTTTCGTAATTGCCATCTTAATGGGATCGTTATTATTACAAGCTTCGCGATTTTTATGACGATCATTAGCCGCGCCACAAGAGTACGAATGGAATGGAGAGAAAAGTGCTATCTCATGACAGGATTAATCATTCTTGCGCTTTCCTTGACCTGTGATAGCAGTTAGCGACgttaataattttttattacaatttaagCTGATTGTGCAATCATTCATCTTTGTACTGTTGTATATTTGGGAGAAAATAAAGTATCATTTCAGCTAGAAGACTGCGTTTCGGCAGAAGTTATGAATTATTTTAACAGGATCTGGTCACATGCGTTTGCGGGTCACGAGACGTGTTATCAGCAGAATTGGATTAGCTTTATACAAAAAAGTGAAGGAATTATAACAGTTCGATGATTTTGTCTGATCGACCTTTAGTATATTACATAATTTATCAGATTTCGcgttataataaaaaaaagtacattctTTTAcattgaatttcaaattaaattgtaGATCAGGCTAGGACTGCTGCTCATTTTGCGACTAATTTAATAGGCAATAATCCAATTCACC
This window harbors:
- the LOC128721139 gene encoding protein suppressor of white apricot-like; this translates as MTERWNFNNSALRSGLNNGMATSASNTGTNGAGIGCVLLGTGSLGDGIVKGEGNAGAGTGTHMGGASGTTFNVANGESGILRRTGHYHQHSGAAETFDDLLVFGYSCKIFRNDERARFIDQGQHLIPWMGDNQLKIDRYDARGALHDLSPYEAPPGGYKDRLEGLTAAEQKAEQLCEEERYYSLYNNEVEEEMYQEEVRKREKMLGNQVPFNYDAPLPQEGVTVATVEDRTAVSNDDLDDDPYVIPEGFDVPSDIVLPETMKEHAIIEKTAKFIASQDSQMEILLKTKQANNPLFDFLNQNGRLFRYYRHMLLAFRTNQYPALSEQPMEEQNATVPDGVGTTENEQAILTRPTIFVPAIKYKPSVDCAYTQLISKITGAPIPTISLDVTDNAGETSTGTLRLTALNTEVEYYPDATVTSVEVKKVSTGLAGLVQYDSDSENDDENESQKNVPNNEDVAKTSKEFPPFQGLVPALAIQHVIDRTATYVAKNGYSFEEALRVKNDPRFVFLNQTHEFYPYYAYRVRHRMNSGDDEVGLPLRQNPPSPPPTKVRTENENGTVVETTPSLGIKAVHTAAPKTIPVPVTNIQHQKLGAPVSFSLVRKVKDETGPVKTMPGLGSDEEDEISQICTDDELKRQHDSESGATVQNGSDSKEYAQKESINTPPSSSKEDIVNDLVVGGTDVLEASPPRSLSRTPATSPCIEKEPAATKEKQAERKKRVNMFVNLIKHVDRKPDVPQEASLNGGMIAKKVVTDETVPRELTVSDDDEGSIHSIRSTSLSPKEQNSLPSEITTTVIEDDDDDDDVVLVSESRPMPVPSRSCSRGEAVLDTERSNNGSSSRSKKKKSKNHRSVRGKKKSKKKSRSHSSSRSRADRSCSPRSRERKRNRSGRSRSRSNSNKESSSSTICDNSTLRSRVKHAKRSERANRSRSVSRSQSRSHLKSKHSRKRSSSAQRKRKERSRSRSARRKSDSDTENRHRRSHRTRPEVRSDRHYDYDERYPPTRARYWDC